The following nucleotide sequence is from Phycisphaera sp..
GGTGGCGGCTGCTCGGTCTTCGGCGACGTAACGGGCGACTGCGTGGTCGATGCTCATGATCTCATTGCAGTGATCCACGCTCTTGGCCGCTGCGACGGATGTCCGGAGGACCTGAATGGCGATGGGCGGGTCGATATCATCGACGTGCTGCTGGTGTTCCGGGCAATCCGTGATAGGTAGTGCTTCCGATCAGCGGTGATCAGGGCTGCCGGCCTCGGTTCACTGCGGGGCCTACCATCTCGACCCGCCTGTGGGACCGGCTCTCTGGCCGCGTTCCCCGACCAGCAGGCCATACACAACCTGATCAAAGGAGCATCCAGTGGTCCGGATCCGCATGCAGCGCCTGGGGCGCACCCACCGTCCGTTCTATCGCATCGCCGCCGCCGAGAAGCGGGTCAAGCGTGATGGCAAGGTCCTCGAGAACCTGGGGTGGTACAACCCCATCGAGAAGGACCCCGAGAAGCAGCTCATGCTGCACGAAGAGCGGATCCAGTACTGGCTCAGCGTCGGTGCCCAGCCCAGCGACACCATGATGGACATCCTGGGCAACCGGGAGCTGCTGACCCCCAAGCTCAAGGACGCCTGGCTGGCCAAGCGCGAGGCCGACCGCAACCGCGTGGGCTGCAAGGTGGGCCTGGCCACCGCCGAGAAGGCCCAGACCGAGATCGGCGAGCTGTCGAGCTCCGACGACGCCGAGGGCGTTGATCTGGCGGGCTACGCCTCGAGCATCAGCGAGGCCGTGAACGAGGCCCGGGCCGCGGTGTCCGCCGCCGACCCCAAGGCCGCCGACGCCGCCAAGGCCAAGGCCGAGGGTGCCCTGAGCGAGGCCAAGGGCGCGGTCGACAAGGCCACCAACGAGAAGAAGGCCGCCGCGGAGGCGGAAGCGGCCGCCGAGGCCAAGAAGAAGGCCGAGGAAGAGGCCGCGGCCGCTGCTGAGGCTCCGGCCGAAGAGGTCGCTGCAGAGGAAGAGAAGCCCGCCGAGGGTTGATCGGCTCACCTTGAGTTCCGATCTGACGAGCCCACGTCGTGAGACGTGGGTTTTTTGCGGGTCCATTGCAGAGGTGACCCACGTCTCACGACGTGGGCTCGTTCCGGAGCGAGCGTGCGCATCGACGTCCTCACAACCTTCCCCGAGATGTTCGGCCACGAGCCGCCGGCGGCGATGGCCGTGAGCATCCCCGGCCGGGCCCGCGCGGCGGGGCTGGTCGACTGGCACGCCACCGACATCCGCGGCTACACGCTAAACAAGCACGGCAAGACCGACGATCGGCCCTTCGGCGGCGGCCCGGGCATGGTGATGACCTGCCAGCCGGTGTGGGACGCCGTGATGGACGTGGAGGCAATGAATCAGCGGCCCGCCCACCGTGTGCTGCTAACGCCCCAGGGCCGGCCACTGACCCAGGCCACCGTCGAGCGGCTGGCCACTCTACCGCGGCTGCTGTTAATCGCCGGGCATTACGAGGGCCTCGACGAGCGGGTGATCGAGAAGCTGGAACCCGAGGAAATCAGCCTGGGCGATTACGTGCTTAGCGGCGGAGAGCTGGCCGCCATGGTGCTCATGGATGCGGTGATCCGCAAGCTGCCCGGCGTGCTTGGGCACGACGAATCGGCCGGCCAGGACAGCTTCGGGGCCGAGCCCCACGCCGACCCCAACGGCGACCCGGTCGACGCGAGGCTGGCCGCCGAGATGGGCATCCCCGAGGGTGCCCGCCTGCTGGATTGCCCGCACTACACCCGCCCCCGGGAGTGGATGGGCGTGGCCGTGCCCGACGTGCTGCTGGGCGGCGACCACTCGGCTGTGGCCCGCTGGCGGCTGGAGCAGCGGCTGGCCAGGACGCGGGAGAGGCGGCCGGATTTACTCGATCCAGACGGCCCTGAAGCCCTTGCAGGCGGTGGCCCGAGGGCCTAATATCTCGACCCGCCCCGTCTGGGACGGGGTTTGCCCATTGCCAGATTTGGAGTGCCCGCGATGTCGCTTTCCAACCCCAAGAGCCAACAGGCCATCCTGGAGTCGATCTCCCAGGACCACATGAAGACCGACCTACCGCGCTTCGACATCGGCGACACCATCCAGGTCCACGTCCGCATCGTCGAGGGCGAGCGTGAGCGCACCCAGGTCTACACCGGCGTGCTCATCGCCCAGCGCGGCCGCGGCATCAACGAGACGATCACCGTCCGCCGCGTGGTCGACGACATCGGCATCGAGCGGACTTGGCCCTTGAACAGCCCGCTGATCGCCAAGTTCGAGGTCGTCCGCCGGGCCGACGCCCGCCGTGCCAAGCTCTACTACCTGCGCGACCGCGTGGGCAAAAAGCGCCGCCTGCGCGACCGCCGCCGTGGCATGAAGCACGTGCAGGGGTTGAAGACGGTGCAGAAGTAAGGCACGCGGATTTGTGAGTGATGGGCCGCCCGAGAGGGCGGCTTTTTCGTGGACCTAGCAGTGCACGTATCGGATCGGATTCTGTGCGCCCGGCGATGAGAGATGCGCGACGGAGCGATCCACATAGAGCTTGCGAACATCCTCGTCGGCGATCCGACCAACAAACTCATATCGCGATGGGTCGATTGCTCGCTCACGTCTAGGGTCGTCGTTGCGCAGCGTTTCACCTTCGGGCAGCCAGTGCGCGATCGTGTAGACTTCTCGCACCACGCCTTGGTACACGGACATGGCGTACTTCGCGTCGTGGCGGTCTGGACTCACTTTCCATGCGCTTCGGGTGGCGTCGTAGAGCTGTGTCGGTGTCATGCCGTAACGGAACATGCGATTGATGTTGATCAGCACGCAAGGATGATCCGGACGGATCTTCGCCGGCTTGGCGTCCAGTTGCGCGGCAATCTCCTCGACGCTCGCTCGTGAGCCCACACGCGAACCGTGGCCGCGCGCCAGGTTGGTCAGGCTCTTGATACCCAGCAAGTCGATGGCGGTGGCTTCGACGAGCAGTGCCTGGGTTTCGCTCAGTCCGTACTTGAGGATCTCAATCTCGGGCCTCTGGCTGAGTTTGTGCAGGTCCTTAATGCGAGCCACCTTGTCGGATTCCCGAACGTCCTTCATATGGTGGAAGCAACGATTCCCTGTGCCCTTGCCCACGTAGAACACAACGCCATCGCGCGGATCGATGTACAGGTACACGTAGTACTTGAGCTTTCGCCGTGCCTTTTCGGAGAATTGTCGGATCATGCGGTGGACCTCCACGAGATTAGAGATGACAGGCTATGCTCGGGTATGAACGCCCTCGTCTGTACTAAACAAGCCAAAACCGTCGCCCCCAATATCGACTACCAGACCGACTGGCCCGACCTCGAACCCACGCCGCCCGGCCACGCGAAGCTGCGGACGCTGTGCAGCGCGCTCAATCACATGGATCTATGGGTGGGCATGGGCATCCCGGGCGTCGACCTCACCTGGCCTCGCGTCAGCGGGTGCGACGCGTGCGCGGTCGTCGAGGAAGTGGGGGAGGGCGTCGATCCTTCGTGGGTCGGCCGGCGGGTGATCGTCAACGCCGCCGTCGAGGTGCCGCCGCGTGAGCGGCCGACCGACCCGCCCGGCAGCACGCTCGCGCCCGACTACGAGCTCATCGGCGAGCACCACCACGGCACGCACCGCCAGTTCTTCCACGCACCGGCCACGCACCTGGCGGATCTTGGCGCCGATGATTCGAGTGAGATTGATCCCTTCGAGGCCGCCGCATTTGGCCTGACCGCGCTCACCGCGTGGAGCATGATGGTCACCAAGGGCGGGCTGCGAGCCGGGCAATCGGTGCTGGTCACGGGCATCGGCGGAGGCGTGGCGACCAGCGCGATGCAGATCGCAAAGCACTTTGGCTGCCCCGTCGTGGTCACCAGCCGCCACCAGTGGAAGATCGACAAGGCCATCGATATGGGGGCCGACCACGGGGTGCTCGACCAATCTTCCAGTGGGGGCGAAGACTGGTCGCGCGACGTGCGCACCTGGACCGGCAAACGCGGCGTCGACATGGCCGTCGACAGCATCGGCAAGGCCACCCACCTGAGTTGCATCAAGAGCCTCGCCCGCGGCGGCGCCTACGTCACCCCCGGCTGCACCACCGGCCCCGACGCCACCACCGACCTGGCCCGCATCTTCTGGAACCAGCTCCGCATCCTGGGCTCGACCATGGGCGCGCCCGCCGAGTTCCGCGAGGTGGCGAGCCTGTTCAAGGCCGGCGCGCTGAAGCCAGTATTGGATCAGGTCTTCAAGGCGAGCGACGGCCGTGCGGCGTACGAGCGGCTGGAGGCGCAGGAGCAGTTGGGGAAGATTGTGATTGATTGGCGGTAATCATTGGAGCGGCGGCCAATTGCCGTCTCCAGTCTCGCCGTGCCGCGCCTTCAAGACTTGCACGACGTCCGGGCCTTCGAGGCGGTTCATGAAGAGATAGCCCATCGGTCGGTCGCGGAATTGCAGCCAGGGCGGTGTGGGCGTGATCTGACTCGAAGATCGTTCACGATGTTCGTGGGCGACGATTCTGGATTCCATTGATTCACGTAGCCAGTCGAGCTTTTCAATGGATGCCGCCTCCCGCAGGTACGGGAGCAAGTCATTCCGGTGGCAAGCACTGATCATGTGAACCGCCATGCTCCGAACGAATCGGTGTCGGTCGGCGAGCCCCTGCACCAGCAACTCTTCGGACAGCCAAGCGGGATGGCCAGTTCGAAGCGATTCGATGGCGGTCGCGCGAAGAATCCACTCGGGCCGCGTTAGCATCCAGCGCAGCGTCTCAGCAGCGAGCGAGTCGTGATGTACCAGCACGCCGAACAGTGAGCGGCCAACCCATCGCGTGTCGCGTTCCTTGTCAGGCCTGCCACAGCACCAGATGATCGGCGCCATCATCGCTGGGGTTGCGGGCTCCCGATCGACGATGATCGCCCGGCTGTTCGCGAGCGACGCGATGGCCGCCGGGCCGTACACCACCATCGCCTGGCGCCAGTCTGGCTTGATCCGCACCTCAGTCGCAACCGCCGGCAAATCGTCGAGCCTGGTTTCGAAGTCAGTGAACGCAGAGGCGAGTTCGTCCATCGCATCAGCCTCCGCACATGCCAACGGCTAATCCAACCAATCCTCCGCCGCCAACCGCTCCGGCACATACGTCTCGGTCACGTAGCTGATGTCGATGTTGATGAGCGCCTCGACCTCCAGCTTGAAGCCGTTCTTGAGCAGCTTGCTGATCTCCTTCTGCCAGCCCTTGTGGTCCTGGAACCACGGGTAGGCGGCGATTTGCTTGGCCCGTGCGATGTCGCGGTCGTTCAGGCTGATCTGCACGCTCTCGCTCAGGTTGCATCGCTCGAAGTCGTTCGAGCGAATCCCCAGGAACTTCGCCTGGGGGATGGCCAGCCGCTCGCTCTCGAAGGCCAGCGAGATGCTGCCCTGCTTGATGACGCTGTAGATGTAGTGCCCCCAAGGGTCGCAGTCGAGCAGGCAGATGATCGGTAGGCCGAGTTCTTTATTCAGGCGATGTAATAAGCGCCGCACGCCGCGTGGGGGCTGGCCGCTGCCCTCGGTCAATATGCAGTTGTGCGTCTTCCAGAAGCGGTCCTCGTTGAAGCGCTGCCAGACGGTGTCCTTCTCGACGTGCAGCACGAAGTCGGCCTCGCACTTGCCGAACTTCACGCGGTCGGGCTCGCAGATGCTCGGGATGGCGTAGCCGCCGCTGCCCATCTTGCGGCAGTCGATCGTGTCGCCGCTGTCCTCGATGGTGATATTGCCG
It contains:
- the rpsP gene encoding 30S ribosomal protein S16, with translation MVRIRMQRLGRTHRPFYRIAAAEKRVKRDGKVLENLGWYNPIEKDPEKQLMLHEERIQYWLSVGAQPSDTMMDILGNRELLTPKLKDAWLAKREADRNRVGCKVGLATAEKAQTEIGELSSSDDAEGVDLAGYASSISEAVNEARAAVSAADPKAADAAKAKAEGALSEAKGAVDKATNEKKAAAEAEAAAEAKKKAEEEAAAAAEAPAEEVAAEEEKPAEG
- the rplS gene encoding 50S ribosomal protein L19, which translates into the protein MSLSNPKSQQAILESISQDHMKTDLPRFDIGDTIQVHVRIVEGERERTQVYTGVLIAQRGRGINETITVRRVVDDIGIERTWPLNSPLIAKFEVVRRADARRAKLYYLRDRVGKKRRLRDRRRGMKHVQGLKTVQK
- a CDS encoding zinc-binding dehydrogenase yields the protein MNALVCTKQAKTVAPNIDYQTDWPDLEPTPPGHAKLRTLCSALNHMDLWVGMGIPGVDLTWPRVSGCDACAVVEEVGEGVDPSWVGRRVIVNAAVEVPPRERPTDPPGSTLAPDYELIGEHHHGTHRQFFHAPATHLADLGADDSSEIDPFEAAAFGLTALTAWSMMVTKGGLRAGQSVLVTGIGGGVATSAMQIAKHFGCPVVVTSRHQWKIDKAIDMGADHGVLDQSSSGGEDWSRDVRTWTGKRGVDMAVDSIGKATHLSCIKSLARGGAYVTPGCTTGPDATTDLARIFWNQLRILGSTMGAPAEFREVASLFKAGALKPVLDQVFKASDGRAAYERLEAQEQLGKIVIDWR
- a CDS encoding HEAT repeat domain-containing protein, with protein sequence MDELASAFTDFETRLDDLPAVATEVRIKPDWRQAMVVYGPAAIASLANSRAIIVDREPATPAMMAPIIWCCGRPDKERDTRWVGRSLFGVLVHHDSLAAETLRWMLTRPEWILRATAIESLRTGHPAWLSEELLVQGLADRHRFVRSMAVHMISACHRNDLLPYLREAASIEKLDWLRESMESRIVAHEHRERSSSQITPTPPWLQFRDRPMGYLFMNRLEGPDVVQVLKARHGETGDGNWPPLQ
- a CDS encoding tRNA (guanine(37)-N(1))-methyltransferase; translation: MRIDVLTTFPEMFGHEPPAAMAVSIPGRARAAGLVDWHATDIRGYTLNKHGKTDDRPFGGGPGMVMTCQPVWDAVMDVEAMNQRPAHRVLLTPQGRPLTQATVERLATLPRLLLIAGHYEGLDERVIEKLEPEEISLGDYVLSGGELAAMVLMDAVIRKLPGVLGHDESAGQDSFGAEPHADPNGDPVDARLAAEMGIPEGARLLDCPHYTRPREWMGVAVPDVLLGGDHSAVARWRLEQRLARTRERRPDLLDPDGPEALAGGGPRA
- a CDS encoding DNA topoisomerase IV subunit A, translating into MAKKTTKKVRSTHRKRSAEAKERDAKTQEALKGLATGVANSALAGVEPTFDVPTRSSSNTSWNKKRGILQMGAATSTRQIFNLGQARKFMQSLRHAHGISRLIDQDKTTSLRGMFYTGLGDVHDAKGKKTGEKTFDDQTESDVILEDLEVTLGALREELHIFAKKRGAMVGNITIEDSGDTIDCRKMGSGGYAIPSICEPDRVKFGKCEADFVLHVEKDTVWQRFNEDRFWKTHNCILTEGSGQPPRGVRRLLHRLNKELGLPIICLLDCDPWGHYIYSVIKQGSISLAFESERLAIPQAKFLGIRSNDFERCNLSESVQISLNDRDIARAKQIAAYPWFQDHKGWQKEISKLLKNGFKLEVEALINIDISYVTETYVPERLAAEDWLD